The region AAAAAGTCCCCTCTAAAAAGTCTAATTCCAAGGATTCATCGCTAATGGTCATGGTTTTCTGATTACTTTCTAGAGTCAAGATTGGCTTTCAGTTTATTGTAGTTTGGACCGATGATCCCTAATGACCACGCTGTTGCCTGTTTAGATGTATTTTATAGAGATTGGCTTTGGGTGTATTGAAGTAGGATTTTAAGGGATTTCTTTTCATTCATGAAATTCAGGTGTATTCAACTAGATTTTAAAAAATGTATTAGAATTTTATGATATTCAACTAGAATTTTAAATTATGTTACAAAATCTGGTGGTATTCAATCGGGATTTTAAATTATGCTTAAAAATCTTAAGGTATTTAACTGGGATTATTTAAAATCCattaaaatctgatggtattcacGTGCTGACGGATTTTTTTGGACTTCATAAAATGATGAATTTTGTGTCATTGTTCAAtgtattttatgatttttaaaattccACCATAATTcatgagattttgaaggattgTATTTAAATCCTAAATACTCATCATCAAACTCTATGACATTTTATCTAAAATCCGCGTAAAATCAAAATCTGATATAATTCattaaaattcatgaattatATATAATACATTAAAATTCTAGTTCAATACACCCCTTTAAACTTTGTTGTAGTTTCATTTAGAGTAAGTGGTTGGATTTTCTTCCACGCCTCTATGATCAGTAATTTATTTTTTCTAGTTTGTTGGTCGAGTTGGAGTGTGTTCCATCCTTTAAGCCTTCCCCGGGTATTGCCCTAACAGGATTCGGCCGGTTCGGTTTGACCGAAATTCTTAAAATTTTCATATCGAACCGAACCAGAATACTCTCAGAAACCAAACAAAAAATATATGATTAGTTCGGTTCAATTCCGTTTGAAAAAAAACCGGAATTATTAAAAATTTGTATTTTGGACCAGGCCACCAGAGATACTTCCAGCTCCAGCTAGTTACTACATGTTTAcatcaaaaaaaaaaattaaactttAAATAGGCCAGGGAAACTAGTCAATGTCTAACGGTCTTAGTGGTTAATGATAAAATCTAAGCATACATAATTGATAAAACCATGATTAAGTAATATTCAAAAGTCTGGCTCAAATAAAACAGCAAAATAACAATCAACGAAGTTAAATTGCTCGTTTCTGGAACAATAACAAAGTGACAGACAAATCTGAAAAAATGATTACTTGAACTAAAATTAAAGTTTTCAAGTTCTATAATCAACCATCCACGTGTTCCTGCAGCATGAAACATGAACCGTGCATCATATACTCATCTAGACTCGGGTTCCATTCAGAATCCCAACGGAAAGAGAAGTTATGTCAAGAATAGAGGCAGAGCACACCAGAAATCAAATATCTATGAGCAGATGTGTTCAACAAATTCAAGGACGAGAGCACACAAATATAATTGATTCAGCAAGTTTAGAAGTACAAGAACTCGTAAAGTAGATCATAAGGCTCCAGTAACTGAGCTAGAAAAGTAACAACTGTGGCTTCTGTGAAATTGATGTCACAATGAACATGGGTCCCAAGTGCTAGTAAGGGTTCGACATTACAGATAGGAAATGAAAACATTGCTATAATATAATTTTAGCTATAACAATAACTATAACTACAGACAGGACATCCTCTAAGGAGGCATATCGTTGATTTCGGAAATTGCAGTAATCAAACTAGTGAAATTATTTTCCATAATATCAGGTTAAAGGATGCAGGTAGGAGGCAATATACCCGGAGATGCTGAGCAGTGAGCGCAATATTTCAACTAGTATTAACAATATTTGCAACAGGTTGGACAGATTAATCAACTGGTAATGCAAGTGGTTTTGCACTTGGTAAACCAGCATATTCCAGCAAGAAAGTCTAATTTATCCTGATTAAAAAAAATTCCCGACTCAGATCAGTTATATGTGCACCTTCAAGCCTAAATGTTATTGTATTTTCTTCTTAGTACCAAACGCATTGTCAAGGATAAAATTTAAACCAGCAGCATTGTGCGGATTATTAGCAGTAAGAAAGTATTATTAACATAGACGAATGCAGCCTGAAGGACATTCTGTGTGACAGACTTAACGAAGAGCAGTCAGAGACTTACAACATAGACAAAAATGAATTATAGCAACTCAGGTTAATCACAAAGCTAAGATTTTTTTGCTTAAAAATTAAATACATTTAATCTCTCTATAGGCTGTTATAAAGTGTACGCAGGGGCCTCTCCAGCCAAGAATATAAAGTGTTCTAGTAGGCTGCTATACATGCAGTGAAACTGAAAACACTAAAAGTCCAGAACAGCCAACAGGACAGTACACTAAAACTTAAAATGGATACCCCATACCTAGTTGTCCAGGTCCAGGTCAATAGCTGCACCTGCATTGCCTCCTTCCTTGTAGATTGAAAGGACATATAAACTTAATCAAAATGAGCATGCTAATGGATGAGAAATTAAATTTAAATAGCAAAACACATGAATAATTACCTTCTTTGAATTACTCAAGGTCATATATATCTTTTTCAATTGTTTTTGGTCGTTTGGCCGATTGTAACCAATCTTGAGCACAAATTAAACCCTCAATACATGGATCACGGACTCTTCCACTCGTACTAAAACCGGACTCCGATGCAACAGTTGAAATAGGAATTTCTAGCATATAGCGAGCAAGTTGTGAGAAGATGGGAAACCAACTTTCGTTAACAACGTTTCCACCATTTCAAAATATCAAACTTATCATCATTTTTCATAACATACACACCCTCTCTAAGATATCCAATTCACACTTGGATTCTACTTCTCCACTCTCCATGTTTTGTCTCATAAATCGAGCTCATAATGCCGATTTTGTTCTTGAAGATGTACTTGAACTTATGCTCAGCCCTACCCCTAGTACTTATATTTTTGTTGGCTTTATACAATTATTACATAGaaaatacaaaattaaaataGAATATTATAACTATAAACATAAATAGAGAAGAAGTACAGTTAAAGTTAAGATAACAGGAAAAATTGCAGgcaaaattatttaattattttgttaatatATTTAAAAGGACTGTCACTGTTTAATTTCTTCCATTAAACAACCACACAATACGGAAATATAGTCAGAATTTAAGCAAATGTTACATTTAATTGATAATAACTTAAGATATGCCACCGGGAATTTTTTTTTTACGAGCTTTTTTGGATGGAGAATGGTCAAGATCAGGCCAGCTTTTTTAGGTTTGTGAATTCAGTTAAACTCTTGTGCTGACTCTCACAATAAGATAAGAGAGTTAAAACATCAACGGCTAAATCAGTGCGATCCAAGAAACTGGTCTGTCAGTTTGGCTACAGAACTGGCCAAATCGTCTGCCGCTTCCTGTGTACTTGCCTCTGCATACACCCTTACAACATCTTCAGTTCCTGATGGTCGTATAAAACATCTTCCCCGGGGATATTTTGCTGCATAAAAGCACACAACACAAGGAAAAACAGTTTAAGCAAAAGGTTGTTGGAAACTGACAAGATGGCAAATGAAAAAACTTGTACTAGATCAGTCACTGCAAGACGCTAAGCCATTTGTTCATTCTACCACTACTTAGTCTTGACTTTGTTACCATTGGTATACAACTTTAAAAGTCTGAATTATTATGACGATTCAAGCTACTCTGGGTTTAGGGAGCAGCTACAGAACCATAAACATGCCTATATTTATGTTTGATGCAAATAATTTCAATTCAAGATAAATAAATTCGAAAGAAAGAAAGTATAGTACCGGTTAACACGTTAATGGCTTCTTGGATGCCAGGCGGGCTGACAACCTCAGTTTCTGCATTTGCTGTGACAACAGCAGTTCTGTCAACAACTTTCACCTTTATCGGATGACAACATATAAATGCTTCATTAGAATTTAGAAGATATCGTAGATTAAGAATTATAATATTAGATCGAATATAAATTTAGCATGCGGCAGTAAGGAATAGGCATCTTGCAAACCCATAGCCGTAAGTAAAAATCAGCGACTACATGGTTTTGCATACCCCTAACCAAACATGCATCAGGAACAAATAGCATTAAGCTACGAATAGTTTCAACATTttggtaattaattaataatgtaTTTACTTCTCAATCACTTTGTAGCAAGTAAACAACTGAAACAGTTGTATAATTTATATGATAGACTAGAAAATTCATTTAGGCTAAGTTTATCGATTAAAAAATTCAAGTACAAAATGTTAAACATTTCATAATTTAAATATCAGTTCATATGTTGGTAGAGGAAAACAGATTTTCAGAAACGTTTATTACAAGGAGCTAGCCAAACGACTGTCTGAAGGATCTCAATTTCAGGATATGTCCCAGGAAATGAATGCTCAAATGCAAGAAGCATCTAAAATAGTATATGATACAAGTCACAGATTCCCACCTTAAGTTGTCTGCTGGGTAAGTCATTATAAAGCTTATTCCATTTGTGTATCGACCATCCCATATGTTGTAAGATAGCCTCTACCAGAAACAAGCCACTTAAAGCATCCCCAACCGCCTGATTGATCAATTTGCTGACTGCCAATAATCTTAAGGAAGCCTTTAGTTGTTCAGAACCTGAAACATACACTATTTTATAaatttatgataaacaattacTATAAGCTTTTGCAGATTGTGGAAATTATATTAGGATTAACCTTTGCCTGTTGAACCAAGCTCATTAACTCTACCATCCAGCCATGTTAGGAGATTACTAGAGAACAAAATTGTTCCGTGTCCATTTGCTTCAAAATATATGCCAATATCAAAGTCAGCCGCCTTCTCATGCAAGTATTTTACTCCGGTGGGAGTACGAACGACTTGTAGACCCGTTTGTTTCAGGTAATCAGTGGATGCACCATTTGCATACGCTGTTTGTACAACACCAAGATGCGCTTGATACAAATTATTGACCTTCTCGTTATTAGCCTCGTCGAGAATACTCAACTGCTCTTTGATAAATAGAGCAAATAAAGACAGTATCTTGTCCCCGTCTACTAATTCAATTTTGCCATTACAATTTGGCAGGGCTGTAAAATATACAAGCCGGTCAGCATCTCCATCCAAACTTGCACACCTGAAACACTAGAATTATCCCAGCACTTAATTCCTACAACATTCAAACTAATAACTGGGATTACATGGGGAATTAGTATAATTTTGGTTCAAAAAAATCAGTCATCGTACAGTCAAAATGgggttttattaatataaatgtaAAACTATGTAAAGGAATACTGTTTCAAACAAAGTCAGGTCATAAATCAAGAAGGCCTAACTAACAGGAAACAGCTCACCTTATTCCAACATCAGCAGGACCAAAACCATGTGGAGTAACCTTCTCTTTCTGCACAAAGTCAGCACCAACTCCATCATTGAGCACACCTTCCTTACCAGAGTTGCGAACTTCAAAGTTCAAACCATGTATACTCTTCTTGATAACTTCAAGCTTTGTGCCACCAACACCATTTGCTGCGTCCACAATCAGTTTTTCCTGGTTTTTACCTTGATCGCCTTGGGGAATCAGATCTACCAGGCACCTGGCCAGAAATAAAAGAAGCACATTATGCTATGTTTCTTCATTTATTTCTAGTAATGTTTGTACAACTACACTTAAACCTACCTGAAAGAGCTTATAAGTTGATCGAAATAATCCTGCTCAGACGCTTTTGCACCCTTATTAGTAGCACGGACCATCCAGTGGAGTTGGGGGGTTGTGACAATGCCCATGTCGACTGCAACAGCTCCAACTATAGAACTGATCCCCTTGAATCAATAAAAAATCAAGACACATTATACGACTTAAATGTACAAATGAAAAACTCATGCTTATGTTTTACAAAAACAGACGAACAAATTTCTGCAATAAGAGATCAGCAGTTTGAACCCCAGTGGAGGTAGTGTGCGTGTGTATCTAGATTTCTGTAATTGTCCTTTATCAAAGAAATGAACACAGTTTTATCAAGTTGTCCAAAATGCGTAAGGATCGGGCTCATCTATCAACTGCAAAATCTACAGAAAACTGGAACACATACTATGTAAAAGAAACAGAGATTATTGGGATACGTTACCTTGACTAGAACTTGAAGAGTGGTGATACACGTACAACACGCAAAAATTGAAGAGTTTGACACTAGTACTTTGTCACTAAAAACCGGTATAAAGTGTATTGGAAGGACCAACGGCAGATCCAGAAAATTTTCATTGTAAAGGCATTTATAAGATTCAGAATACATAATAAATACATACAAAGATTTTACACATTTTTTTCTAAACAAAAATTTGAGAATTTAAGATAAACAGATTGCATAACTAAGTTCTATCAATTGTATAAAGTCTTCAAACATTAAATATGTTACGAGCACATGTCTAAATTTTTCAAAGATAAAAAACTTTGAAATACTGTTTTTATAAATCTTAATAAGGGCACATGTAACCATGTGCCTCAACGTGAGCCCACCCCTGCATAGGAGATAGGGATAGAAAGTCGGACATTAGTTATTTCCAGGTACCAGTTCACCAAAGTAAACTTACAGCTTAAATGTAGATAATTTGTAAGTGCCTAAATGTAGTGAAGGAGCACGCCATACCTGTTTAGCAGCTTCTAAAAGAGACTCCCCACTAGGCCTGGTGTCTCTCCCCAAAAAAACCTCAGCACCCCTTCCTCCTTCGAATTGGATATTTTCTTTCTTCACAAATTCAACTATTAACTGTTTTGAAATTTGAGACAGCAAAGTCAATAACCAAATCAAAACCTAACATTTTATTAAACCTACAAACCATACAATATTATTTTCTTTCTAAAAATATATCTTTATCTTAAGTATAAAAGTATATCTATCCAAGACCTGAGATATAAATTGACATATGAGCATTGTCGATTTTTTGGAAAAAGCCACCAATTCTGTTAATCATTAACTATGCTAATTAATACACAAACTTATATAAACTCATAAAATCATGAACTATGTTAGTTAATACACAAGCACATATAAAATCACACGATAACATGTATCTTCAAACTATTACCCACATCTCTATATATATAATCAAACATTGAGTTAACTCTATATACAATTATAACAATACAAACAAGAATTCAATCTCAATGATATGAACAACCTGATAGAGGAATTAAGATAAGAAGCAGCAGCTAATTAATTTATGTAAATCAAGATGCAGGCTAACCGATACATGAGCCTATATAAACTCAAACTAAACTTAAGTATCTTCAAACTAACCCCTTGAAATCAAACACAAGGAAGATCTCAAACATGGAGACCAATGTGAACATATCTGCCGATCTAGAGCGATCAATTTCTATTTTCATTGATAAAAAACGAAGACACGCTATTCTTCAACAAATGATCGGATAGTTTTGGCCTTCAATACTATTCTACTAACAGTTTAAAAAACATATATTCACTGCTACATCACGCCATTGATTGGATGGGGTAGAGACTATAGAGAGATAATCCACACAACAAAACTTGATAATTGAGGAATACTAGTTCAAATGCCCGCAATATAAGTGTGCAACGCAATTTCATTACAATAGCTTCCTCACAGAAACTATCTAAAACACTCTAAACCCTTTCACAACACAAGATAAGAAATATCGAAACATAATCAACCAATCACCGCAATACTCCAACAGTACCAAAAAAACAAGCATCTTCAAACAATTCACACAAATCAACATCAATAATTTAAACAACCTGGAGAAGGTGTTTGGGGTCAGAAGCATTAGCCAAAGAATCGGCAAAAGGCTCCCATTCCTGCGACATGATTTCGCCACCAGGATCAGCAATTTTAACCCCATTATCAGAAACATGATTATGGGAAGCAGTGATCATTAACCCAATAACAGCTTGAGTCTTGATAGACCTTAATGCAGCTAAAATACCAACTCTAAACACAGTAGACTCGAGTATTGATGCATCAGCTCTAAACCCAGATGTCCCATATGAAAATTTCACACCTTTATGCAAAACAAACAAACAATATAAAGATGAAGAATCATACATGTAAATTCAGAAGATGAATGTAAAGATGTGTGTGTATAGAAAAAGTGAGACCTTGGGGAGGTGGAAAGCGAGCTGCAGAATCGAGGAGGAGGAGAGATTGGTGTTGCTGGTTCATGTTTGTAATCCTGTGTTTAATCTTGGTGTTGCTGGTTCATGAAACAGACGACTTCAGGAAAAAACAAATTGGTATTTATTGTTTAAAAATACTCATTTTTGTGTGCAACCACCGAAAATACCCAATACCCGATTTCAAAATACATGACCtgaaaatattattttgtttactCATTTTGTAATTGAGTAAGTATATCTAAGAAAAATATTAAAGATTTGTAATTTGGGTATTACCATTCAGATACGTATTTGACAATTgtgtatttaaaaaaaaaaatgaTACCCATTTGACAAATGCGTATCTAATACAAAACATGATACCCAAATGACAAATGTGTATACAAAACGGTGATTTTCAGCCATGCACTTCCAGAATGGGTATTTTTAGCCATTTGCaccaaaaaattattatttttaacattctTTCTTTTGTATTCAGTAcaaccaaaaaaattatttacacCAAGTACAAATTATTcaaaatattgatttttattttttattaatgcCCTGTGCTTTATATGTACTAGTCTAAAACTCATGCAATGCAAAATTGTTTTAAATActtgttattttataattttaatattatactAATTATAGTTATTTTTAGCCCGATATCGCTATATCGACTAATGAATTattttttagtttaatttttttaactCGGTTTAATATAACTAATTTACTAAGCCGCGCTTCACAGCGGCCTTCTAAAATAATATTTCGTATTTTTCTGTATTTCTTATCTGATATTGGTCATTCTGAAATTatgaataaaaaataaatatgataAATCAAGAAGTTTAAATAATTGTTCTCTCGTTGAACATGTTTACTCTAATGAGCCGTTTTCTCATTATTCACAAATATAGtatcataaaattatattatttactagtcaataatcaatataatatttttattatttaataacataaaaatttgggaaaattacaaaaatagattgAAACGATATAAGAGGCGTCACATCACCGCACTTGTCTTctcctttatatatatataacataatataattatataataattttaaaaaatattgagaaaatATATTTATAGATTTCATAGgttagattttttttataaaaatagaaaaatctatactatactataataaccgaaatagagataatttggttcaacgataattccctaattttgattattacaaaaatatataaatagtgttatatatctaataaactactaaattattaaactactactaaatatagtataccaatcctactaaactacgaatacaacttatcctattattaaaagatataaataatagtgttatatatctgctaaactactaaattgttaaattactagaaatagtctatttattctactaaattacgaccacatgttattctattatttttattataaatttataatcattatatatttatataaatattttaaaaatattccctaattttgattattacaaaaatagataaatagtgttatatatctaataaactactaaattattaaactactactaaatatagtatacttatcctactaaactacgaatacaacttatcctattattaaaagatataattaatagtgttatatatctgctaaactactaaattgttaaactattagaaatagtctatttattctactaaattacgaccacatgttattttattatttttgttataaatttataattattatatatttatataaatattttaaaaatataataaaactgaataaataaaaatttaaaatattaatgggaacccgtgcatcgcacaTGATTTATGCTAATATAATATAGTAAGTTGATTTTAGGAGAAAGAGGCGAAATGATATTAAAAATGAAGTTTAGGAGAATATGAAGATGgtaatttgatttaaaaataaaaaaaaagaagatTAGAAGAATATTACGATggtaagttgatttcaaaaattttaatgGAAGATCTCGTGGAAACTTTAGGAGAGTATTATGATTgatgataaatatttataaataaatgtcTTTATAATGTTTTATACgttaaaaattaaaagaaaattttaaaaatgataagttgATTTAAAGAGAAAGTAAGCTGATTTAAATAGAAAGTAGAAATTTTAGAGAATATCGTGTAAAATTTTTAGAGAATATCATGATATGATGGTAAGTTGATTCAAAAATCTTAATATGTTGTACAAAGTTTTGGAAAATATTACGAATGATGATAATATATTTACGATAATGTAAGGTAATTGTAGTTATCTatatttattaactcaaaaaattgagaaaattgTCCGCAAAGGTTGGTTCAGTTGGTTAAaaaggggataactatcctcttggtcacatgttTGAATCCCACGGGAGGGGAGAAGAATTTATGATTATTGTTATATCCAAAATTTGGCATTGAATTGACTCGCGTCAAATACGGATTAAGTACGGTCAAACCCGGTATTGCGTTGTAGAAGGTGAGGACCCGCCCAGGCAAAGAGGACGCGCCTACATTTGAGGAGATATTTTATGGTCTGATAATAGAGAAGTTTGGGAGTGCATGATTAAGGAAGAAAGCGTCCAAGCGGTGTGGACGCGTCAACCGTGGTGAAAGTACTTGGCAAATGTGGTCTTTTGGCAATGGGAGCTGGAGGACGCGCCCGTCTCTATCAGGACGCGTCTTGTCGCTGTGGCATGTTGTAAGAAACGGTTGTTGAAGAAATAATGCTGGATTTATAAAGGTGAGGACGTGCCCAGGGTCTTAGGACGCGTCTTGTATTTGGTCAATACACTTTTAATGGTGACTTCAggacaaagcttgcatggagaggagcagtg is a window of Apium graveolens cultivar Ventura chromosome 11, ASM990537v1, whole genome shotgun sequence DNA encoding:
- the LOC141697725 gene encoding phosphoacetylglucosamine mutase isoform X2; its protein translation is MNQQHQSLLLLDSAARFPPPQGVKFSYGTSGFRADASILESTVFRVGILAALRSIKTQAVIGLMITASHNHVSDNGVKIADPGGEIMSQEWEPFADSLANASDPKHLLQLIVEFVKKENIQFEGGRGAEVFLGRDTRPSGESLLEAAKQGISSIVGAVAVDMGIVTTPQLHWMVRATNKGAKASEQDYFDQLISSFRCLVDLIPQGDQGKNQEKLIVDAANGVGGTKLEVIKKSIHGLNFEVRNSGKEGVLNDGVGADFVQKEKVTPHGFGPADVGIRCASLDGDADRLVYFTALPNCNGKIELVDGDKILSLFALFIKEQLSILDEANNEKVNNLYQAHLGVVQTAYANGASTDYLKQTGLQVVRTPTGVKYLHEKAADFDIGIYFEANGHGTILFSSNLLTWLDGRVNELGSTGKGSEQLKASLRLLAVSKLINQAVGDALSGLFLVEAILQHMGWSIHKWNKLYNDLPSRQLKQMQKLRLSARLASKKPLTC
- the LOC141697725 gene encoding phosphoacetylglucosamine mutase isoform X1, translating into MNQQHQSLLLLDSAARFPPPQGVKFSYGTSGFRADASILESTVFRVGILAALRSIKTQAVIGLMITASHNHVSDNGVKIADPGGEIMSQEWEPFADSLANASDPKHLLQLIVEFVKKENIQFEGGRGAEVFLGRDTRPSGESLLEAAKQGISSIVGAVAVDMGIVTTPQLHWMVRATNKGAKASEQDYFDQLISSFRCLVDLIPQGDQGKNQEKLIVDAANGVGGTKLEVIKKSIHGLNFEVRNSGKEGVLNDGVGADFVQKEKVTPHGFGPADVGIRCASLDGDADRLVYFTALPNCNGKIELVDGDKILSLFALFIKEQLSILDEANNEKVNNLYQAHLGVVQTAYANGASTDYLKQTGLQVVRTPTGVKYLHEKAADFDIGIYFEANGHGTILFSSNLLTWLDGRVNELGSTGKGSEQLKASLRLLAVSKLINQAVGDALSGLFLVEAILQHMGWSIHKWNKLYNDLPSRQLKVKVVDRTAVVTANAETEVVSPPGIQEAINVLTAKYPRGRCFIRPSGTEDVVRVYAEASTQEAADDLASSVAKLTDQFLGSH